One region of Vitis vinifera cultivar Pinot Noir 40024 chromosome 1, ASM3070453v1 genomic DNA includes:
- the LOC100267979 gene encoding GDSL esterase/lipase 6: MEKVLLLLLLSLASSPSVFSFNVPAIFTFGDSIFDAGNNHFLKNCTAQADFPPYGSSFFHHPTGRFTNGRTVADFISQFIGLDLQKPYLQAQIEVVNGTQKNYPSNGINFASAGSGVLRETNKDMGVIPIQDQLQQFQTLVQQNQIDSKLVQQSLFFLESGSNDVFNYFLPFVTPTLDPDAYMQVMLTEVVHYLDTIYKLGARRIAVFALGPVGCVPARSLLPGAPTDRCFGKMNHMVKQYNLGLESLVKDIPIKYPGAVGIYGAVYDIVQRLRAIPKHYGFSDVSNACCGDGILRGMLQCGQEGYKICPNPYEYLFWDYFHPSEHTYKLISKGLWGGKQSQVRPINLRTLANLTLSSV, translated from the exons ATGGAGAAAGTGCTGTTGCTGCTACTTCTTTCCCTTGCATCGTCTCCTTCAGTCTTTTCATTCAATGTTCCCGCAATCTTCACGTTTGGAGACTCCATCTTTGATGCTGGAAACAACCATTTTCTCAAGAACTGTACTGCCCAGGCGGATTTCCCCCCTTATGGCTCTAGTTTCTTCCACCACCCCACTGGGAGGTTCACTAATGGAAGAACAGTAGCAGACTTCATTT CCCAGTTCATTGGACTTGATTTACAGAAACCTTACCTTCAGGCACAGATTGAGGTTGTGAACGGAACCCAGAAAAATTATCCTTCCAACGGTATCAACTTTGCTAGTGCTGGCAGTGGGGTATTGAGGGAAACAAATAAGGATATG GGAGTGATACCAATCCAGGACCAGCTACAACAGTTTCAAACACTAGTGCAGCAAAACCAGATTGATTCAAAGCTAGTCCAACAGTCCCTCTTCTTCCTCGAGTCTGGTTCCAATGATGTCTTCAACTACTTCCTCCCTTTTGTCACCCCAACGCTTGATCCAGATGCCTATATGCAAGTCATGTTGACAGAAGTTGTACACTACCTAGACACGATCTATAAGCTCGGTGCTCGCCGCATTGCTGTGTTTGCTCTAGGCCCTGTGGGATGTGTTCCAGCCAGGTCCCTCTTGCCTGGTGCACCCACTGATCGATGTTTTGGGAAGATGAACCACATGGTTAAGCAATACAACCTGGGTTTGGAGAGTTTGGTCAAGGACATTCCCATTAAGTACCCCGGTGCTGTTGGTATCTATGGAGCAGTGTATGATATCGTTCAGCGATTGCGGGCTATTCCTAAACACTATG GGTTTTCGGATGTGTCTAATGCATGCTGTGGAGATGGAATACTTCGTGGAATGTTGCAATGTGGTCAGGAGGGTTACAAGATATGTCCAAACCCTTACGAGTACTTGTTCTGGGATTACTTTCATCCATCAGAGCACACTTACAAGCTCATCTCCAAGGGTTTATGGGGTGGAAAGCAATCCCAAGTTCGGCCAATCAATTTGAGGACTCTGGCCAACTTGACCCTCTCATCAGTTTGA